GACGGCGACTAAAATGTGACGATAGCTCATGATGTGCTCCTCGTAATTTATTTAATCACTTTAAGCTTAGCAGCGGAAATACGCCTTAGACGGACTTGGCGCACATGCCAAGGGAATATTTGAGGCTAACTTGAGCTGGGTCATTATTAGCTTGAAAACAGCGTATCTGGGGTAACAAAAAACCAGCACAATGCTGGCTTTTAATTGTTCACTGCATAATAGCTGAAGCGCTACCTTATTAAAGCACAGCCCAATGTAAAGTAAGGCCCACATGGCTACCATCACAATCAGCAGTACAAAATGATGCTAAGAAAGGAGCGGTTTCTAAATCGTACTTGATATAGGTATAACGTAGCTCTATCCATGAACGCGATTCACCTAACATATAACCAACAAAGCCGGTATAACCCAGGGTGTCTTCATAACGTGCGTAGTACTTCTCCTCACTACCAATAAACTGGCCACCCACCTTGTTACTCATGTGATAAGTAAGACCGCCACCCAACTTAAAAGAGTCATTGATTTGGTAGTAAGGTAAGGCTTCTAATACAAAACGGGTAAACCACATACCTTGGTTACCACTAGAGGTACTAGCAAAACTAAACTGGGTATCTACATGATAACCGGCGTTAGTAATCAGTCGAAGGTCTTCTACAATAGGCCAGTCTATGCCAACGCTGGCTTTAAATAGGCTGCCACCTTTTAATACCGCATCATCAACTACGTTATTGTTTTCATCAACATAATAGGCTTCGGCAATGGTATCTCCACCATAGGTTGCCCCCAGGCTGAGCAATAAATCCCAGTTATTCTCTTTAGCGTAATCGCCGTAGCTAAAATCTGCGCTGGCTAAGTTAGACAGTAGCAAACACATACAAGCCAATAACTTCAATGCACCTTTTCCTTGGTGCTTTTTAAACAACGTCCACATTGTTGTTAAGTTCCCTTTATTGATAAAACGCGCAGTTTATCAGAAGCTATTGTTATAAAATACAATAGTTTAATAAAAAGCGACTGCTTGTTGATTTAGCCCAATCCTGTCCAACAAAAAGCCAGCATTGCTGCTGGCTTTGGTTATTTTCTTTACGTTCTTCTACGAATGATCTTGGGAGTATTAGCCTCTCCTACCATGATATAAATCAGCGACTTACTTCTTAACGCTACTAGGTTAGATATTAGCTAAGTCCATCATCGCCTTTGTGAGCAAGCTCATAGTGTTTATGAAACAACTATCAATTTAGCTAACTATTTCAGTTTGTTATGCGGGTTTTCAACTTTTTTACTTCTATGGTTCCGGTAGCATCACTTCTAAGTAAGTTGTAAATTTCCCCCTCTAATGTGAGAGCTTAAAATGATCAAACCTCGAACTTACCACCGCTTTGCAGCCAAGTTAGTTTTGCTTGGCCTATTTTCTCCTTATGCCATTGCCGCCGACTGTGAGTACTCCGTTAAAAAACAATGGGACAATGGCTTTCAGGCACAGGTGACAATAACAAACACCGATTCAACTATTATCGAGGGTTGGCAAGTTAACTGGCAGTATCAACAAGGCTCGCAACTTAGTACTAGCTGGAATACAGCTTTAACAGGAAGTAACCCTTACAGCGCGAGTAACCTTGCGTGGAACGCGACCATTAAGCCGGGCGAGTCGGTTGAGTTTGGCATTCAGGGCACGATGAACGGCAACAGTGCTGAGCAACCTACTCTCACCGGTGAAGTCTGCTCTACACAAACAACACCCCCTCCCAGTGAAAAGCCTGCAATTAGCGCTATAGATGCTGCGACCCTAATGGGCACTGGCTTTAACCTAGGCCAAATGTTCGACAATCAGCAACATGCCGCCACCTTGACCGAAGCATCAGGGAAAATAGATGCTTACTATGAGCAGGGTTATCGCAATGTACGAATTCCAATTAGCTGGACAATTGAGATATCAGGTTCAACCATTGCTGACGACACTGGCAAAATAGACCTTAACAATAGCCGCCTTAAAGAAATCATTAAAACCGTAGACCATGCTTTAGCTTATGAAGACATGTTCGTGGTTATAAATGCTCACCACGAAGCAACCATCAAAGACAATAACGATGCTGCAATGTTAGAAACCTTATGGACCGACATTAGCGCTTTATTTAAAGACCGCAGCAACCGTCTGATTTTTCAAATTCTCAACGAACCACACCTAAGTAATAGCGAAGCGATGCTGCCGTCAAAGCTGCGCCACATGACAGGGCTGGCATATAACAAAATCCGTGAGCAGAGCCCTAATCGCATTGTTGTGATAGGCGGGAATCAATGGTTTGGCGCTCATGAGATGGCGCGTACTTGGCCAAACTTGGATGCTGTTGGAGGAGGAAATGACCCTTATGTAATGGCTGCATTTCACCACTACAATCCTTGGCCTTATCACGGTGAAGGAAACTTAGCGACTAATTGGACTGAATCTGACATCAGTGACCCAATAAAAACCATGCAAAAGTGGGCAAATGGTGTTGGTCAAGGTATGCCTATCTATATCAGCGAATGGGGTACTAATTGGCAAAAATACAAAGGAGAAATGGACTGTAATAACATTAGAGCTTGGTACGAGCTACTAGATTTTAAATATGCTAAAGCGGCAGGAATTCCCACTTCTGTGTGGGACGACGGAGGCTGGTTTATGATTTATGATCACCGCACCAATGCCTACAATAACAATCTTTACCAATGCATTATTCAAGGCTCTTGTGAGTACAGCAGTGACGACAGCAGCCGAATAAACGCAGCCTGTAAATAAACGCCGTTAAATCTATTAAGGTAAACACAACACCCCGCGACAACACTGTCGCGGGCAACCTAGCATTGCAGAACGAGTTGGCAATCAGATCATTGCTTGTTAGCCACGATAACCAATACTAAATACCCCACCCTCTGTCACCGAGTTATAACCTATACCAAACACTAAATGCCGAGTTAGAGCATAACGAAGCCCAAG
The nucleotide sequence above comes from Agarivorans sp. Alg241-V36. Encoded proteins:
- a CDS encoding cellulase family glycosylhydrolase, giving the protein MIKPRTYHRFAAKLVLLGLFSPYAIAADCEYSVKKQWDNGFQAQVTITNTDSTIIEGWQVNWQYQQGSQLSTSWNTALTGSNPYSASNLAWNATIKPGESVEFGIQGTMNGNSAEQPTLTGEVCSTQTTPPPSEKPAISAIDAATLMGTGFNLGQMFDNQQHAATLTEASGKIDAYYEQGYRNVRIPISWTIEISGSTIADDTGKIDLNNSRLKEIIKTVDHALAYEDMFVVINAHHEATIKDNNDAAMLETLWTDISALFKDRSNRLIFQILNEPHLSNSEAMLPSKLRHMTGLAYNKIREQSPNRIVVIGGNQWFGAHEMARTWPNLDAVGGGNDPYVMAAFHHYNPWPYHGEGNLATNWTESDISDPIKTMQKWANGVGQGMPIYISEWGTNWQKYKGEMDCNNIRAWYELLDFKYAKAAGIPTSVWDDGGWFMIYDHRTNAYNNNLYQCIIQGSCEYSSDDSSRINAACK